One Nitrospina watsonii DNA segment encodes these proteins:
- the rpoB gene encoding DNA-directed RNA polymerase subunit beta, whose translation MSIKTTDRTTSTVRERLDFSRIPAVIEIPNLIGIQKKSFEYFLQTETAPEDRKNQGLEEVFRDVFPISDLNINARIDYVGFEVGVWECACGEYKELGGVGVVCDACGQEATYKEKYKLAECRQKGLTYSDPIKIMVRMVLFQREKVELNARMLKELPGKYLVEEVKNPETGKSLIPSRTEIDDAVIELLQKTKVPEVTINSVKEVKEQKIFLGEIPVMGPTGTFMINGVERVIVSQMHRSPGAFFAHDKGRSHVSGKILYSARVIPDRGSWLDFEFDIKDILHVKIDRRRKLPATVLLSAFGMGQEEVLAAFYDVEKVTRLVKDDRYFMGSKGLMCGIKVLEDVIDPKSEDVLVKSGKKIVPLQAKKLRRMSKAQRVEVDKETLIGGYLAQDIVDKETGEVLLESNTEITPETLAVLAKNNVSEFSILAVDEENPDTTIRDTLAQAKIADPDEAIREIYKRLRPGDPPTTEIAKTLFYNLFFNPKRYNLSVVGRIKMNQKFGLDVPLENRLLTREDLIAVIRYMVDLRNGIGVVDDIDHLGNRRVRAVGESLENQFRVGLVRMERAIIERMSIQDLEVSMPHDLINSKPVTAAIKEFYGSSQLSQFMDQTNPLSEVTHKRRLSALGPGGLTRERAGFEVRDVHPTHYGRICPIETPEGPNIGLIASLSTYARVNDYGFVETPYRRVADGKVGDSVEFHNAMVEDDYVIAQANAELDDKNSFVNEIVDARQGGDFILSPREKINLMDVSPKQLISVAASLIPFLENDDANRALMGSNMQRQAVPLLQTEAPLVGTGMEEVVARDSGAVMVAENDGEVISSDASRIVVRTQGQQKKKGVLDSSVDIYTLAKYQRSNQNTCINQRPLVQAGEKVKKGQVIADGPSTDLGELALGRNVLVAFMPWEGYNFEDAIVISEKVVKEDVFTSVHIEEFEVEARDTKQGKEDITRDISNVGEEALRNLDESGIIRIGASVAPNDILVGKITPKGETQLSPEEKLLKAIFGEKAGDVRDTSLRVPPGIQGIVIDVKVFSRKGIDKDSRTLSIEEDEISRIEKDFSDEIEIVKSETEKRLLSMLVGKTVTKAATVGRKAFTKGQVLTAEDLAKVASKDMAKIPAKDVDANELQQIEDGSKDQIHILKTMMNDKIAKLKKGDDLAPGVIKLVKVFVAMKRKLQVGDKMAGRHGNKGVVSNIVPEEDMPFMDNGTPIELILNPLGVPSRMNVGQIFETNLGMAAKASGKFLATPVFDGAKEDDVRRMLIESGCSPTGEVTLCDGRTGQPFQQKVMVGYIYMLKLHHLVDDKIHARSTGPYSLVTQQPLGGKAQFGGQRLGEMEVWALEAYGGAYTLQEMLTVKSDDVEGRKRMYEAIVKGDTNLTPSLPESFNVLVKELQSLAIDVELIETAK comes from the coding sequence ATGTCTATCAAAACCACCGATCGAACCACAAGCACCGTTCGTGAAAGGTTGGACTTCTCCCGGATCCCTGCGGTCATCGAGATTCCCAACCTGATTGGAATACAAAAGAAGTCCTTCGAGTATTTTCTGCAGACCGAGACGGCCCCCGAGGACCGTAAGAACCAGGGGCTGGAGGAAGTGTTCCGGGATGTGTTCCCCATTTCCGACCTGAATATCAACGCCCGTATCGATTACGTGGGGTTTGAGGTCGGCGTGTGGGAGTGTGCCTGCGGCGAGTACAAGGAACTCGGCGGCGTCGGAGTGGTGTGCGATGCCTGCGGTCAGGAAGCGACCTATAAGGAAAAGTACAAGCTCGCCGAATGCCGGCAAAAGGGCCTGACCTACTCCGACCCGATCAAAATCATGGTCCGCATGGTGTTGTTCCAGCGGGAAAAGGTCGAGCTCAACGCGCGCATGCTCAAGGAGCTTCCTGGCAAGTACCTCGTTGAGGAAGTGAAGAACCCGGAGACGGGCAAGTCGCTCATTCCGTCGCGTACCGAAATCGATGACGCCGTCATCGAGCTTTTGCAGAAAACCAAAGTTCCCGAAGTCACCATCAATTCCGTCAAGGAAGTCAAGGAACAGAAGATTTTTCTGGGCGAGATTCCGGTCATGGGTCCCACCGGCACGTTCATGATCAACGGCGTCGAGCGCGTCATTGTCAGCCAGATGCACCGTTCGCCCGGTGCGTTTTTCGCGCATGACAAGGGACGCAGCCACGTCAGCGGAAAAATCCTGTACAGCGCCCGTGTCATTCCCGATCGCGGTTCCTGGCTCGATTTCGAATTCGACATCAAAGACATCCTGCACGTCAAGATCGATCGCCGCCGCAAGCTGCCGGCAACGGTTCTGCTCAGCGCTTTCGGCATGGGTCAGGAAGAGGTTCTGGCCGCATTTTATGATGTGGAAAAGGTGACCCGCCTCGTCAAGGACGACCGGTACTTCATGGGCAGCAAGGGCCTGATGTGCGGCATCAAGGTGCTGGAAGACGTCATCGATCCGAAATCCGAGGACGTGCTGGTCAAGTCCGGCAAAAAGATCGTGCCGCTGCAGGCCAAGAAACTGCGCCGCATGAGCAAGGCGCAGCGTGTGGAAGTGGATAAGGAAACCCTCATCGGCGGCTACCTGGCGCAGGACATCGTGGACAAGGAAACCGGCGAAGTGCTGCTCGAGTCCAATACCGAGATCACGCCGGAGACCCTGGCCGTGCTGGCCAAGAACAACGTCTCGGAATTCTCCATCCTGGCGGTTGATGAGGAAAATCCCGACACCACCATCCGCGACACCCTGGCGCAGGCGAAGATCGCCGACCCGGACGAAGCCATCCGCGAAATCTACAAACGCCTGCGTCCCGGCGATCCCCCGACCACGGAAATCGCGAAGACGCTGTTCTACAATTTGTTTTTCAATCCGAAACGGTACAACCTGTCGGTCGTCGGCCGCATCAAGATGAACCAGAAGTTCGGTCTCGACGTGCCGCTGGAAAACCGGCTGCTGACCCGCGAGGATCTCATCGCCGTCATCCGTTACATGGTGGACCTGCGCAATGGCATCGGTGTGGTGGATGACATCGACCATCTGGGCAACCGCCGCGTGCGCGCCGTCGGGGAATCTTTGGAGAACCAGTTCCGTGTCGGGCTGGTGCGCATGGAGCGCGCCATCATCGAGCGCATGTCCATCCAGGATCTGGAAGTCTCCATGCCGCACGACCTGATCAATTCGAAACCGGTCACCGCGGCGATCAAAGAGTTTTACGGCAGCAGTCAGTTGTCGCAGTTCATGGACCAGACCAACCCGCTGTCCGAGGTCACGCACAAGCGTCGCTTGAGCGCCCTGGGGCCAGGCGGCCTGACGCGCGAACGCGCCGGGTTTGAAGTGCGCGACGTGCATCCCACTCACTACGGACGCATTTGTCCCATCGAAACGCCTGAGGGACCGAACATCGGTCTCATCGCTTCCCTCAGCACGTATGCCCGGGTGAACGATTACGGTTTCGTCGAGACTCCGTACCGGCGCGTGGCGGACGGCAAGGTCGGCGACTCGGTGGAGTTCCACAACGCCATGGTGGAGGACGATTACGTCATCGCGCAGGCCAATGCCGAGCTCGACGACAAAAATAGTTTTGTCAACGAGATCGTGGATGCCCGGCAGGGCGGCGACTTCATCCTGTCCCCGCGTGAAAAGATCAACCTCATGGACGTTTCGCCCAAGCAGTTGATCAGCGTCGCCGCGTCGTTGATTCCGTTTCTGGAAAACGACGACGCCAACCGCGCGCTCATGGGTTCCAACATGCAGCGCCAGGCGGTGCCTCTGTTGCAAACCGAAGCGCCGCTGGTCGGAACCGGCATGGAAGAAGTGGTGGCCCGCGATTCCGGCGCCGTGATGGTGGCGGAAAACGACGGTGAGGTCATCAGTTCCGATGCATCCCGCATCGTGGTGCGCACGCAGGGCCAGCAGAAGAAGAAGGGCGTGCTGGATTCGAGCGTGGACATTTACACGCTGGCCAAGTATCAGCGTTCCAATCAGAACACCTGCATCAACCAGCGCCCGCTCGTGCAGGCCGGTGAGAAGGTGAAGAAGGGGCAGGTCATCGCCGACGGTCCGTCCACGGACCTGGGTGAGCTGGCTCTGGGACGCAACGTGCTGGTCGCGTTCATGCCGTGGGAAGGCTACAACTTCGAGGACGCCATCGTCATCAGCGAGAAGGTGGTGAAGGAAGACGTGTTCACCTCCGTTCACATCGAGGAGTTCGAAGTCGAGGCCCGCGACACCAAGCAGGGCAAGGAAGACATCACCCGCGACATCTCGAACGTCGGCGAGGAAGCGTTGCGCAACCTGGACGAGAGCGGCATCATCCGCATCGGCGCTTCGGTGGCGCCCAACGACATCCTCGTGGGCAAGATCACGCCCAAGGGCGAAACCCAGTTGAGCCCGGAAGAGAAACTGCTGAAAGCCATCTTCGGTGAAAAGGCCGGAGACGTGCGCGACACCTCGCTGCGCGTGCCGCCGGGCATTCAGGGTATCGTCATCGACGTCAAAGTGTTTTCGCGCAAAGGCATCGATAAGGATTCCCGCACCCTGTCGATCGAGGAAGATGAAATCTCCCGGATCGAGAAGGATTTCAGCGATGAAATCGAAATCGTCAAGAGCGAGACCGAAAAGCGTCTGCTGTCCATGCTGGTCGGAAAGACGGTGACCAAGGCCGCCACGGTGGGCCGCAAGGCATTCACCAAGGGGCAGGTGTTGACCGCCGAAGACCTCGCCAAGGTTGCCTCCAAGGACATGGCGAAGATTCCGGCCAAGGATGTGGACGCCAATGAGTTGCAGCAGATTGAGGATGGCAGCAAGGATCAGATTCACATCCTCAAAACCATGATGAACGACAAAATCGCCAAGCTGAAGAAAGGCGACGACCTGGCCCCCGGCGTGATCAAGCTGGTCAAGGTGTTCGTTGCCATGAAACGCAAGCTTCAGGTGGGCGACAAAATGGCCGGCCGTCACGGGAACAAGGGCGTCGTCTCCAATATCGTTCCGGAAGAAGACATGCCCTTCATGGACAACGGCACGCCGATCGAGCTGATTCTCAATCCGCTCGGCGTTCCGTCCCGCATGAACGTCGGTCAGATATTCGAAACCAACCTCGGCATGGCGGCCAAGGCCAGCGGCAAGTTCCTGGCGACACCGGTTTTCGACGGTGCGAAGGAAGACGATGTCCGCAGGATGCTCATCGAATCAGGATGCTCGCCCACCGGCGAAGTCACCCTGTGCGACGGGCGCACCGGTCAGCCGTTTCAGCAGAAGGTCATGGTCGGTTACATCTACATGCTCAAGTTGCATCACCTGGTGGATGACAAGATCCACGCGCGCTCCACGGGACCGTACTCGCTGGTCACCCAGCAACCCCTGGGCGGCAAGGCGCAGTTCGGTGGACAGCGTCTGGGTGAAATGGAGGTCTGGGCGCTGGAAGCGTATGGCGGCGCCTACACCCTGCAGGAGATGTTGACCGTCAAGTCCGACGATGTCGAAGGCCGCAAGCGGATGTACGAGGCCATTGTCAAGGGCGACACCAACTTGACGCCGAGCCTCCCCGAATCGTTCAACGTTCTGGTCAAGGAGTTGCAGAGCCTGGCCATCGACGTGGAACTGATTGAAACCGCCAAATAG
- the rpoC gene encoding DNA-directed RNA polymerase subunit beta', producing the protein MFDAIRVRLASPEKIRSWSYGEVKKPETINYRTFKPERDGLFCAKIFGPVKDWECNCGKYKRMKHKGVVCEKCGVEVILSKVRRERLGHIELASPVAHIWFFKGLPSRIGHVLDLTLKELERIIYFENYVVVDPGESDFKPGQLLSEAEYREAEIEYPHGLKVMVGSEAVYEMLKNLDLDATAEQLKENLAKTTSVLNKRKIAKRLKIIEAFRKSGNRPEWMILSVVPVIPPELRPLVPLDGGRFATSDLNDLYRRVINRNNRLKRLMELKAPQIIIRNEKRMLQEAVSALFDNGRRGRTLRGTNKRPLKSLSDMLKGKQGRFRQNLLGKRVDYSGRSVIVVGPELKLHQCGLPKKMALELFKPFIFNRLEQKGYAATIKTAKKMVEQERAEVWEVLEEVIQKHPVLLNRAPTLHRLGIQAFEPVLIEGKAIRIHPLVCTAFNADFDGDQMAVHVPLSMEAQVEAKLLMMAPNNVLSPANGKPIAVPSQDIVLGCYYMTKIRGAVAGEGRVFSNLREVRAAYDHGELHLQAKMMVEIDGSLEVTTTGRVLIYEVLPEELPFALVNQELNKKTLSNLISTSYQIVGREKTVKLLDAVKSLGFHYATVAGLSISTNYMRIPKAKEELVNKAGDEVMRVYNQYRDGLITNGERYNKVIDIWAHVTERVSEEMFRELEVEDENIVKGVEAKDFNSIFIMADSGARGSSQQLRQLAGMRGLMAKPSGEIIETPITANFREGLSVIQYFISTHGARKGLADTALKTANSGYLTRRLVDVAQDIIITEEDCGTLRGIMLSSLVEAGEIIQPLGERILGRTSLEDVLDPFTNQVLVKANEMVDEAVVEAIENAGIESIHIRSNLTCESKQGLCVKCYGRNLATNDWVEIGEPIGVIAAQSIGEPGTQLTMRTFHIGGTASRVVEQTTLSTKKGGIVKYQGLRTIRNQRGEIIVMNRNGSLVVQDENGREKEKYSIVYAAKLKVHDGQEVHENQTLVEWDPYTNSILTEVEGTIAFGDVVEGITMKEDFDEITGLSTKVIISHRDEKRQPRISIKDAKGETVRRYILPAGAHINVNEGDPVNAGDVIVKIPRETAKTKDITGGLPRVAELFEARKPHEQATISEINGTVKFGGFVKGMRKVVVVNESGEEREYLIPRGKHINVHEGDEVQAGEALMDGAANPHDILRILGENELQKYLVNEVQEVYRLQGVAINDKHIEVIVRQMLRHLQVDEPGDTDLLIGEQVTRKVFNEKNQEIIKEKGKAAQGLPVLLGITKSSLSTESFISAASFQETTRVLTEVAVSGKEDRLFGLKENVIMGRLIPAGTGCRAYSGIRIEEPEFEEVEESKPAEEEETPATVE; encoded by the coding sequence ATGTTCGACGCCATCCGCGTGCGGTTGGCCTCGCCGGAGAAAATCCGGTCCTGGTCGTACGGGGAAGTCAAAAAGCCCGAAACCATCAATTACCGGACCTTCAAGCCGGAGCGGGACGGCCTGTTCTGCGCCAAGATTTTCGGACCGGTCAAGGACTGGGAGTGCAACTGCGGCAAGTACAAACGCATGAAGCACAAGGGGGTGGTGTGCGAGAAGTGTGGCGTGGAAGTCATTCTGTCGAAGGTCCGCCGCGAGCGGCTGGGCCACATCGAGCTGGCCAGCCCGGTGGCGCACATCTGGTTCTTCAAGGGGCTGCCGAGCCGCATCGGTCACGTGCTGGATCTCACGCTCAAGGAACTCGAGCGCATCATCTATTTTGAAAATTACGTGGTGGTCGATCCGGGCGAATCGGATTTCAAACCCGGCCAGCTGTTGAGCGAAGCCGAGTACCGCGAAGCGGAGATCGAATACCCGCACGGCCTGAAGGTGATGGTCGGTTCCGAAGCGGTGTACGAAATGCTGAAGAACCTCGACCTCGACGCCACCGCCGAACAGTTGAAGGAGAACCTGGCGAAGACGACGTCGGTGCTCAACAAGCGCAAGATCGCCAAGCGTCTGAAGATCATCGAGGCCTTCCGCAAATCCGGCAACCGGCCGGAGTGGATGATCCTGAGCGTCGTGCCTGTCATTCCGCCGGAGTTGCGCCCCCTGGTGCCTCTGGACGGCGGCCGTTTCGCCACGTCCGATCTCAATGATCTGTACCGCCGCGTCATCAACCGCAACAACCGCCTCAAACGGCTGATGGAACTCAAGGCGCCGCAGATCATCATCCGCAACGAAAAACGCATGCTGCAGGAAGCGGTGTCGGCCCTGTTCGACAACGGCCGCCGCGGCCGCACCCTGCGCGGCACCAACAAACGTCCGCTGAAATCGCTGAGCGACATGCTCAAAGGCAAGCAGGGCCGGTTCCGTCAGAACCTGCTCGGCAAGCGCGTCGATTACTCCGGCCGTTCCGTTATCGTGGTCGGTCCCGAGCTTAAGCTGCACCAGTGCGGCCTGCCGAAGAAGATGGCGCTCGAATTGTTCAAGCCGTTCATCTTCAACCGGCTCGAACAGAAAGGCTATGCCGCCACCATCAAGACCGCGAAGAAGATGGTCGAGCAGGAACGCGCCGAGGTATGGGAAGTATTGGAAGAAGTCATCCAGAAGCATCCGGTGCTGTTGAACCGCGCGCCCACCCTGCATCGCCTCGGCATTCAGGCGTTCGAACCCGTGCTGATCGAGGGCAAGGCGATCCGCATTCATCCGCTGGTCTGTACCGCGTTCAACGCCGACTTCGACGGCGACCAGATGGCGGTGCACGTGCCGTTGTCGATGGAAGCGCAGGTCGAAGCCAAGCTGTTGATGATGGCGCCGAACAACGTGTTGTCCCCGGCCAACGGCAAACCCATCGCCGTGCCCAGTCAGGACATCGTGCTCGGTTGTTACTACATGACCAAGATCCGCGGCGCCGTTGCCGGCGAAGGCCGCGTGTTCTCCAACCTGCGTGAAGTGCGCGCCGCGTACGATCACGGCGAGCTGCACCTGCAGGCCAAGATGATGGTGGAGATCGACGGCAGCCTTGAGGTCACCACCACCGGACGCGTGCTCATTTATGAAGTGTTGCCGGAAGAGTTGCCGTTCGCGCTGGTCAACCAGGAATTGAACAAGAAGACCCTGTCGAACCTGATCTCCACGTCGTACCAGATCGTGGGCCGGGAAAAGACGGTGAAGCTTTTGGACGCAGTGAAATCCCTCGGATTTCATTACGCCACCGTGGCGGGCCTGTCCATCTCCACCAACTACATGCGGATTCCGAAAGCCAAGGAAGAGCTGGTCAACAAGGCCGGCGATGAAGTGATGCGGGTTTACAACCAGTACCGCGACGGCCTCATCACCAACGGCGAACGGTACAACAAGGTCATCGATATCTGGGCGCACGTCACCGAGCGCGTTTCCGAGGAAATGTTCCGCGAGCTGGAAGTCGAGGACGAAAACATCGTAAAAGGTGTCGAGGCCAAGGACTTCAACTCCATTTTCATCATGGCCGATTCCGGCGCGCGCGGCAGTTCGCAGCAGTTGCGCCAGTTGGCGGGCATGCGTGGCCTGATGGCCAAGCCGTCCGGTGAAATCATCGAGACGCCCATCACCGCCAACTTCCGCGAAGGCCTGTCGGTGATCCAGTACTTCATCTCCACCCACGGCGCGCGCAAGGGCCTGGCCGACACCGCGCTCAAGACCGCCAACTCCGGTTACCTGACCCGGCGGCTGGTGGACGTGGCGCAGGATATCATCATCACCGAAGAAGATTGCGGCACCCTGCGCGGCATCATGCTGTCCTCGCTGGTGGAAGCGGGCGAGATCATTCAGCCTTTGGGCGAGCGCATCCTCGGCCGCACCAGCCTGGAAGACGTGCTCGATCCGTTCACCAATCAAGTGCTGGTCAAGGCCAACGAGATGGTCGATGAGGCGGTGGTCGAGGCCATCGAAAACGCGGGCATCGAGAGCATCCACATCCGTTCCAACCTGACCTGTGAATCCAAGCAGGGGTTGTGTGTGAAGTGTTACGGCCGCAATCTTGCGACCAACGACTGGGTTGAGATCGGTGAGCCCATCGGCGTCATCGCCGCACAGTCCATCGGCGAACCGGGCACGCAGCTGACCATGCGGACGTTCCACATCGGTGGTACCGCCAGCCGCGTCGTCGAGCAGACCACGCTCAGCACCAAGAAGGGCGGCATCGTCAAATACCAGGGTCTGCGCACCATCCGCAACCAGCGCGGCGAGATCATCGTCATGAACCGCAACGGCAGCCTGGTGGTGCAGGACGAGAACGGCCGCGAAAAAGAAAAATATTCCATCGTCTATGCCGCCAAGCTGAAGGTGCACGACGGACAGGAAGTTCACGAAAACCAGACACTGGTCGAATGGGATCCGTACACCAACTCGATCCTCACCGAGGTCGAAGGCACCATCGCGTTCGGCGATGTGGTGGAAGGCATCACCATGAAGGAAGACTTCGACGAGATCACCGGTCTTTCGACCAAGGTCATCATCAGCCACCGCGACGAAAAGCGGCAGCCGCGTATTTCGATCAAGGATGCCAAGGGAGAGACGGTCCGGCGCTACATCCTGCCTGCCGGCGCGCATATCAACGTCAACGAAGGCGACCCGGTCAATGCCGGTGACGTCATCGTCAAGATTCCGCGCGAGACGGCGAAAACGAAGGACATCACCGGCGGTCTGCCGCGGGTCGCGGAACTGTTTGAAGCCCGCAAGCCGCACGAGCAGGCGACCATTTCCGAAATCAACGGTACGGTCAAGTTCGGCGGGTTCGTCAAGGGCATGCGCAAGGTCGTGGTCGTCAACGAAAGCGGCGAGGAACGGGAATACCTGATCCCGCGCGGCAAGCACATCAACGTCCATGAGGGCGACGAGGTGCAGGCCGGGGAGGCGCTGATGGACGGCGCTGCCAACCCGCACGACATCCTGCGCATTCTGGGTGAAAACGAATTGCAGAAGTACCTGGTCAACGAGGTTCAGGAAGTTTACCGGCTTCAGGGTGTGGCCATCAACGACAAGCACATCGAGGTCATTGTCCGGCAGATGCTCCGCCACCTGCAGGTGGATGAGCCCGGCGACACCGATCTGCTGATCGGCGAGCAGGTGACGCGCAAGGTTTTCAATGAGAAGAACCAGGAAATCATTAAAGAAAAAGGCAAGGCAGCCCAGGGTTTGCCGGTCCTTTTGGGGATCACCAAATCGTCCTTGAGCACGGAGAGTTTCATCTCCGCCGCCTCCTTTCAGGAGACCACGCGGGTGCTGACGGAAGTGGCGGTCAGCGGCAAGGAAGACCGGCTGTTCGGGTTGAAAGAAAATGTGATCATGGGTAGGCTCATTCCGGCCGGAACCGGCTGCCGCGCTTACAGCGGCATCCGTATTGAGGAGCCGGAATTCGAGGAAGTGGAAGAGTCGAAGCCTGCAGAAGAAGAGGAAACTCCGGCCACGGTGGAGTAG
- the rplL gene encoding 50S ribosomal protein L7/L12 produces MAVTKEDVVSFIDSMTVLEMSEFVKELEDKYGVTAAAPAMMAAPAGGGDAGAAVEEKTEFDVVLTAAGDKKIQVIKEVRGITGLGLKDAKDLVEAAPKAIKEGVKKEEAEEIKKKVEEAGGTVEIK; encoded by the coding sequence ATGGCAGTCACGAAAGAGGACGTCGTTTCCTTCATCGACAGCATGACGGTCCTGGAAATGTCGGAATTTGTGAAAGAGTTGGAAGATAAGTACGGTGTGACCGCTGCGGCTCCGGCTATGATGGCGGCCCCGGCAGGCGGCGGCGACGCGGGCGCGGCAGTAGAAGAGAAGACCGAGTTTGACGTGGTTCTGACGGCAGCCGGTGACAAGAAAATCCAGGTCATCAAGGAAGTGCGCGGCATCACCGGCCTGGGTCTGAAAGACGCCAAGGACCTGGTGGAAGCGGCTCCCAAGGCGATCAAGGAAGGTGTGAAGAAGGAAGAGGCCGAAGAGATCAAGAAGAAGGTCGAAGAGGCGGGTGGGACTGTTGAGATTAAGTAA
- the rpsL gene encoding 30S ribosomal protein S12, with translation MPTINQLVKKGRRQPVEKTASPALKSCPQKRGVCVRVYTSTPKKPNSALRKVARVRLTNGMEVTSYIPGVGHNLQEHSIVLIRGGRVKDLPGVRYHVVRGSLDTLGVANRMQSRSKYGAKKPKKT, from the coding sequence GTGCCGACCATAAATCAATTGGTCAAAAAAGGCCGGCGTCAGCCGGTGGAAAAGACGGCGTCGCCGGCTTTGAAATCGTGTCCGCAAAAACGCGGAGTGTGCGTGCGCGTTTACACGTCCACTCCAAAGAAGCCCAATTCGGCATTGCGTAAAGTGGCGCGCGTCCGGTTGACCAACGGAATGGAAGTGACGAGTTACATTCCGGGTGTCGGGCATAATCTCCAGGAACACTCGATCGTACTGATCCGCGGTGGCCGTGTTAAGGATCTGCCGGGTGTTCGTTACCATGTTGTGCGCGGCAGCCTGGATACGCTGGGCGTGGCCAACCGCATGCAGAGCCGTTCCAAGTACGGCGCCAAGAAACCGAAGAAAACCTGA
- the rpsG gene encoding 30S ribosomal protein S7, which translates to MARRREAEKREILPDPKYNDILVARFVNSLLKQGKKSVAERMFYSALDNIAKRVSGEEPIRVFKKAVDNAAPMLEVRSRRVGGATYQVPVEVNSSRRTALSIRWLISNARGRAGRSMADKLTDELVDAYNSTGGAIRKKEDVHRMAEANKAFAHYRW; encoded by the coding sequence ATGGCAAGAAGACGTGAAGCGGAAAAACGAGAGATCCTGCCGGACCCGAAATACAACGATATTCTGGTCGCCCGGTTTGTCAACAGTCTCCTGAAGCAGGGTAAGAAGAGCGTGGCCGAGCGCATGTTTTATTCCGCGCTGGACAACATCGCCAAGCGGGTCAGCGGCGAGGAGCCTATTCGGGTTTTCAAGAAGGCCGTGGACAATGCCGCGCCGATGCTGGAAGTCCGGTCCCGCCGTGTCGGCGGCGCCACCTACCAGGTTCCGGTGGAGGTCAACTCCAGCCGGCGCACGGCGCTGAGCATCCGCTGGTTGATCAGCAATGCGCGGGGACGCGCGGGGCGCTCCATGGCGGACAAGCTCACCGATGAGTTGGTCGATGCGTACAACAGCACCGGCGGCGCGATCCGGAAAAAGGAAGATGTTCATAGAATGGCCGAAGCCAACAAGGCGTTCGCCCACTACCGCTGGTAA